The following DNA comes from Acidimicrobiia bacterium.
TGAGCTCGACGATGGCGCCGACCCCGTCGCGGACGAGCACCTCGACCCCGCCCTCCTCGGCGGCGCGCCCGGCCCGCTTCCCCGCGCCGGCGAGGCCCTTGGCCCGCAGCCAGTCCTTCGCCGCCTCCTGGTCGCCGGCGCACTCGGTGAGCGCCCGCTTGCAGTCGAGCATCCCGGCGCCGGTCTGCTTGCGGAGCGCGGCGACGTCGGCGGCGGTGATCTCAGCCATCGGGCGCCGCCACGGCCGCGCTGTCCGCGGGCGGGCTCGGCGGCTCGGCCGCGGGCTCGCCGCCGGCGTCCCCACCGTCCGCGCCGGCACCGCCGTCGCTGGTGTCCCCGGTGTCCCCGGTGTCCCCGCCGTCGCCGCGGTCGGCACCCTCGCCGGCATCGGCGCCGCGCTGGGCCAGGCGGGCCTCGCGCTCGCGCTGCGCCGCGGCGGCGGCGTCGCGGGCCCGCTGCTGCTGCTCGGCGTCCAGCGGCGGCGGCACCGGGCGCGCCGGCTCCGGCGCCGCGCTCGGCGCGGTCACGCCCTTGCGCTCGGCGAGGAACCGGCCCTCCTGCACGGCGTCGGCGACGATCCGGCTCATGAGGTTGGCCGAGCGGATGGCGTCGTCGTTGCCGGGGATGACGTAGTCGATGACGTCCGGGTCGCAGTTGGTGTCCACCACCGCGACGACGGGGACGCCGAGGCGGTTGGCCTCGGTGACCGCGATGTGCTCCTTCTTGGTGTCGATCACGAAGACGGCGTCGGGCAGGCGCTCGAGCCGTCGGATGCCGCCGAGGTTGCGCTGGAGCTTGTCCCGCTCGCGCGTGACCTTCAGGCCCTCCTTCTTCAGCATCTGCTCGGTCTCGCCCGACGCGACCATCCGCTCGAGCTCGTGCAGCTTGGCGACCCGCGAGTGCACGGTCTGGAAGTTCGTGAGCATGCCGCCGAGCCACCGGTAGTTCACGAACGGCATGCCGCTGCGCTCGGCCTGGCGCTGGATCGGCTCCTGGGCCTGCTTCTTCGTGCCGACGAACAGCACGATCCCGCCGTCCTCCACCGTCTTGCGGATGAACCGGTAGGCGGTGTCGATGCGCTCGAGGGTCTGCTGGAGGTCGATGATGTAGATGCCGTTGCGCTCCCCGAAGATGAAGCGGCGCATCTTCGGGTTCCAGCGGCGGGTCTGGTGTCCGAAGTGGACGCCGGCCTCCAGCAGCTGCTTCATCGTGACGACGGCGTCGGCCACGACGCCTCCTTCGGTTGCCCTCGGTTGGTCCTCCGCCCGCCTGCGCCCGGGCGAGGCCGGGCGACCGGAAGCGGCGGCGGGCGTGCGTGATCCCGGACGGATCCGGGTCGAGGCGAGTGTAGCGGCGGGCCCTTCCGGCGCCGCCGGGCGCTCAGGCGGGCTCGGAGAGCCGGCCGCGCAGCTGGAGGATGGCCTTGGTGTGGATCTGGCACACCCGGCTCTCGGTCACGCCGAGGATGGAGCCGATCTCGGCCAGCGTGAGCCCCTCGTAGTAGTAGAGGGTGAGCACGAGCCGCTCGCGGTCGGGCATCCGGTTGATGGCGTCGGCGAGGAGGTGCTTCATCTCGTCGACCTCGAACGCCTCGACCGGGTCGTGGGCCCGGTCGGCGATGGTGTCGCCGACGGTCGCCGACCCGCCGCCCTCGCTGGCCTGCTGGCGGCCGAGGAGCTCGTCGAGGGCGACGAGGCCGGTGAACGACACCTGCGAGAGGAGGTGGTTCAGGTCGTCCTCGTTCATGTCGAGCTCGGCCGCCACCTCCTTGTCCTCGGGGCTGCGGCGGAGCTCGTTCTCGAGCTTCGAGTAGGCCCGCTCGACGGCCCGGGCCTTGGCCCGCACCGACCGGGGCACCCAGTCGATCGAGCGCAGCTCGTCGATGATCGCGCCCTTGATGCGGCTGATGGCGTAGGTCTCGAACTTGAAGCCGCGCGCGGGGTCGAACTTGTCGATGGCGTCGATGAGCCCGAAGATCCCGTAGCTGACGAGGTCGGACTGCTCGATGTTCTGGGGCAGACCGGCGGCGACGCGGCCCGCCACGAACTTCACCAGCGGCGAGTAGTGGAGGATCAGGCGCTCGCGCGCGTCGTGGGTGCCGTCGCGCTTGTAGTCGCCCCACAGCTCGGTGACGACGAGGGCGGCGTCGGTCTCAGGCACGGGGGTGCGTGGCGGCGTAGACGGCCCGGAGTCGGTCCTGGCTCAGGTGCGTGTAGAGCTGGGTCGTGGCGAGGTCGGCGTGGCCGAGCAGCTCCTGGACCGCCCGCAGGTCGGCGCCCCCGTCGAGGAGGTGGGTGGCGTAGGCGTGCCGCAGCGCGTGCGGGTGCGTGGTGCGCCCGTCGCGCAGCGGGTGGGCGGCCACGACCCGGTGGGCGTCGCGGGGGGAGCAGGCGCGGCCGCGACGGCTGAGGAACACGCGGTCCGGGCTGTCGGGGATGGCGAGGACGGGGCGGCCGGTCTCGAGGTAGGCGGCGAGGGCGGCGCGCGCCGGCACCCCGATGGGGACCCGGCGGGTCTTGGCCCGCTTGCCGAGCACGCTGACGAGGCCCCGGTCGAGGTCGCAGCCGCCGAGCGTGAGCCCGCAGGCCTCGCTCACCCGCAGCCCCGCCCCGTAGAGGAGCTCGAGGAGGGCGACGTCGCGGCCGGCGAGCGCGGCGACCACCGGGTCGTCGACCGGGGCGGCGGCGTCGTCGGCGGCGGCGTCGAGGAGGGCGGCGGCGTCGGCCGCGCTCGGGACCCGGGGCAGGCGCACGTCGCCCTTCGGGGTGCGGAGCGACCGGCCGGGGTCGGCGGCGAGGCGGCCGTCCCGGCGCAGCTGGGCCACGAGGGCCCGCACCGCCGCGGCCTTGCGGGCGACCGAGCGGCGGGCGAAGCCGCGGGTCTCGAGGTAGGCGAGGTAGCGGCGGAGGGTCCGCCGGTCCAGGCCGGCCGGGTCGGGGCAGCCGCCGCGGTCGGCCCAGGCCACGAACTCGCGCGCGTCGTGCTCGTAGGCCCGGCGCGTGTGCTCGCTACGCCCGGCGAGCGAGGCGACGAGGCCCTCGACGTCCCAGGCCATGCCGCAACGCTAGCCCCACCCGCCACACGCACCGGCGGTGGCCGCCGCCGCCTCACTCGCCGGTGAACCGGGGCTCGCGCCGCTCGAGGAAGGCCCGCATCGCCTCGGCGGTGTCACGGGACCCGAAGTTGGCCGCCTGCACGAGGTCCTCGAACTCGAGGGCCTCGGCCATCGACACCGAGAACGACTGGTTGAGCTGCCGCTTGATCATCTGCACCTGCACCGGGGGCTGGGCTGCGATGCGGCCGGCCAGGTCGGCGACGAACGCCGGCAGCTCCCCGGCGGGCACGACCCAGTTCACGAGGCCGAGCTGCTC
Coding sequences within:
- the rpsB gene encoding 30S ribosomal protein S2, which codes for MKQLLEAGVHFGHQTRRWNPKMRRFIFGERNGIYIIDLQQTLERIDTAYRFIRKTVEDGGIVLFVGTKKQAQEPIQRQAERSGMPFVNYRWLGGMLTNFQTVHSRVAKLHELERMVASGETEQMLKKEGLKVTRERDKLQRNLGGIRRLERLPDAVFVIDTKKEHIAVTEANRLGVPVVAVVDTNCDPDVIDYVIPGNDDAIRSANLMSRIVADAVQEGRFLAERKGVTAPSAAPEPARPVPPPLDAEQQQRARDAAAAAQREREARLAQRGADAGEGADRGDGGDTGDTGDTSDGGAGADGGDAGGEPAAEPPSPPADSAAVAAPDG
- the whiG gene encoding RNA polymerase sigma factor WhiG, which gives rise to MWGDYKRDGTHDARERLILHYSPLVKFVAGRVAAGLPQNIEQSDLVSYGIFGLIDAIDKFDPARGFKFETYAISRIKGAIIDELRSIDWVPRSVRAKARAVERAYSKLENELRRSPEDKEVAAELDMNEDDLNHLLSQVSFTGLVALDELLGRQQASEGGGSATVGDTIADRAHDPVEAFEVDEMKHLLADAINRMPDRERLVLTLYYYEGLTLAEIGSILGVTESRVCQIHTKAILQLRGRLSEPA
- a CDS encoding tyrosine-type recombinase/integrase produces the protein MAWDVEGLVASLAGRSEHTRRAYEHDAREFVAWADRGGCPDPAGLDRRTLRRYLAYLETRGFARRSVARKAAAVRALVAQLRRDGRLAADPGRSLRTPKGDVRLPRVPSAADAAALLDAAADDAAAPVDDPVVAALAGRDVALLELLYGAGLRVSEACGLTLGGCDLDRGLVSVLGKRAKTRRVPIGVPARAALAAYLETGRPVLAIPDSPDRVFLSRRGRACSPRDAHRVVAAHPLRDGRTTHPHALRHAYATHLLDGGADLRAVQELLGHADLATTQLYTHLSQDRLRAVYAATHPRA